In the Chromobacterium sp. ATCC 53434 genome, CACCAACGTCACCGCCACCACCTGGACCTTGCGTTCCGCCTTCAGCGGGCCGCTGATGCGCGACATCCTGCAAAAGGTCGGCGCCCGCGGCCCGCGGGTGAAATTCCGCGCGCTGAACGACTACGCCTACACGCTGGACGCCGCCGAGCTGCGGCAGTATCCGGTGATACTGGCGCGCTCGCAGAACGGCAAGAAGATGGACATCGCCAACCGCGGCCCGCTGTGGCTGATGTATCCGCTGGAAGACATGCCGCCCAATCTGCGCGGTCCGCTGCTGGACGCCAAGCTGGTGTGGCAGGTCGATCGCATCGAGATCCAGTAGCGCGACCGCCCCGAGAAACGCCGTGAGCCGAACACTCCGTACCCTGCTGAAGGACGTCTCGCCGACGCTGCTGATCCTGTTCTTCGTCGGCGCTTCCGGCATCTATTTCGCCATCGAGCGATACGTCGCCGCCCGTTCGCTGTCCGGCCACAGCGAGGACCTGTACTGGACGGTGGCGCAGCTGCAGGTGGAGCTGGAGCGCTCGCGCGCCGAACTGGTGCGGCTGAAGGCCGGCGAGATCGGCGCCGAGCAGGCCGAGACCCGGCTGCAGATCGCCCAGAGCCGGGCGCAGGACTTCACCGAGCCGTCCTCGATCCATAACACGCTGGACGGCATCGCCGGCTTCGACAATCTGACCGGCATGCTGCGGCGCTTCTTCCAGGACCGCCGGCTCAGCCAGCCGGATCCGGCCTCGGCCCAGCCGCTGATAGACAATATCGACAGCATCCGCCCGGTGCTGGCCGAGTTCGCCGTGCAGTCGCGGGTGTCGGAAGTGGCGTCGCGCGAGGCGCGCAACAAGGACCTGGAACACAATCAGCGGCTGGTGTCGCTGTGGTTCGCGCTCTGGGTCGGCATCTGCATCATCATCCTGGTGCTGCTGTACCGCTACCGCGGCGCGCGGCGCGACATCGCCTCGCACCAGGCGCTGCTGGAAAAGGAGCGCGCCGCCCACCAGGCGACGGTGTCGGCCGAACTGGACCGCACCACCTTCCTCGCCACCATCAGCCACGAGATCCGCTCGCCGCTGCAGACCATGCAGGTGTGCGTGGAGCTGATCGAGCCCAGGATAGAATCGTCCAGCAAGGCCTACACCGCGCTGGTGCGGCTCAAGGCCAGCATGTCGCACCTGATGACCCAGGTCCGCGACATCATGGACATCTCGGCGATACACAATATGCAGTTCCGCCTGAATCCGGAGGACGTGGACCTGGCCGAGATCCTGCAGGAGGCGATAGACGCCTACCGGGTGCAGCTGGACAGCAAGAACCTGAAGCTGCACGTGTCGCTGCCGCAACAGGCCGGCCGCGTGCGGCTGGACGGCGGCCGGCTGCGCCAGATCGTCGGCAACCTGGTGTCCAACGCCATCCGCTACACCGACCACGGCGAGGTGTCGGTGACCGCGCGCATCGAACACCGCAACGGCTTCCACCTGCTGGAGATCCGGGTGGCCGACACCGGCATAGGCGTGCCGGCCGATCTGCAGTCGCGCATCTTCCAGCCGTTCTTCCAGGGCCGGCAGCGCCGCGCCGGCAGCAGCGGCCTGGGCCTCGCCATCGTCCGCGAACTGGTCAGCCTGCAGGGCGGCGAGGTGGAACTGAAAAGCGAGGAGGGCCGCGGCTCCGAATTCACCGTGCGGCTGCCGATCAGCCTGCAGCAAGGCGCCGCCACCGATCCGCGCGCCATTCTGCTGATAGACGACGACCCCAACATACGCGAGCCGTTCGCCGACTGCCTGGAGCTGGACGGCTACGCGGTGGCCACCGCCAGTTCGGCGACCGAGGCCTGCCGGCTGATCGCCGAGCGCGCCTTCAGCACCATCCTTCTGGACATGCAGCTGGGCGCCGACAGCGGCTACAGCGTCGCCGAGTTCGCCCGCGCCAGCGGCAACCGCCACGCCGCCATCATCGCGATGACCGCCTACCCGGACGAATACAGCGATCCGCGCGCCAGCTGGTTCGCCGAGAAGCTGGAAAAACCGTTCGACCTGAACCGGCTGCGCAGCATATTGCGGCAGCGGCGCTAGCCGCGCCGGCGCTTCCTCGCGATTTTGTTGCGTCCGGCGTCGGCAGCGTCGAGAATGCGCTTAACCGCATCAAGGGCCGCCGTCCGGCGGCGAGGGCAGCCAACCGCGGCAGCGGCCGCGACATCGAAACGGGTCAACACATGGAAATTTCCGAGCTGCTGGCATTCACCGTCAAGAACAAGGCCTCCGACCTGCACCTGTCCGCCGGCCTGCCGCCGATGATACGGGTCAACGGCGACATCCGCCGCATCAACCTGCCGCCGATGGACCACCATGACGTGCACGACATGGTGTACGACATCATGAACGACTACCAGCGCAAGATATTCGAGGACACCTTCGAATGCGACTTCTCGTTCGAACTGCCCGGCATCGCCCGTTTCCGCGTCAACGCCTTCGTGCAGAACCGCGGCATGGCCTCGGTGTTCCGGGTGATTCCCAGCAAGGTGCTGTCGCTGGAGCAGCTGTCGGCGCCGCGCATCTTCCAGGAAATCTCCAGCTACCCGCGCGGCCTGGTGCTGGTGACCGGCCCGACCGGTTCCGGCAAGTCGACGACGCTGGCGGCGATGATAGACTATGTCAACGAAAACGACTTCTCGCACATTCTTACCGTGGAGGACCCGATCGAGTTCGTCCACGAAAGCAAGAAGAGCCTGATCAACCAGCGCGAGCTCGGCCTGCAGACCCACAGCTTCTCCAATGCGCTGAAGAGCGCGCTGCGCGAGGACCCGGACGTGATCCTGGTCGGCGAATTGCGCGATCTGGAGACGATACGGCTGGCGCTGACCGCCGCCGAAACCGGCCACCTGGTGTTCGGTACGCTGCACACCAGCAGCGCCGCCAAGACCATAGACCGGATCGTCGACGTGTTTCCGGCCGGCGAGAAGGAAATGGTGCGCTCGATGCTGTCGGAATCGGTGCGGGCGGTGATCGCCCAGACGCTGTTGAAGACCAAGGACGGCCAGGGCCGGGTGGCGGCGCACGAGATCATGATGGGCACGCCGGCGATACGCAATCTGATCCGCGAGAACAAGATCGCCCAGATCAACTCGATGATACAAACCGGTCAGCAATACGGCATGCAGACGCTGGACCAGTGCCTGTCGGACCTGGTGCGCCGCAATATCGTGTCGCCGGGCGAGGCCCGCGCCAAGGCCAGCAACAAGGACGCCTTCTAGCGCCGGAAACGCCGCCGATCCTATTCCTCGCCGGACTTTTGGCAGAAAGCCGCGGCCATAATCGCCTGCTGCCGGCAACGATAGCAGGCTAGACTGTAAGCAGCCCACGCAGGATACGCCGCCATGGAAAAAGACCAGGCATCCAAGTTCATCCACGATCTGCTCAAACACGCGATCGGCAAGAATGCCTCCGACGTTTTCATCTCTCCCGACTTCCCGCCGGCGATGAAGATAGACGGCAAGATCACCCCGGTGGCGCCGCAGCCGCTGTCGGCCCAGCAAAGCAAGGAATTGGTGCGGGCGATCATGAACGATCGCCAGACCGAGGAGTTCGAGACCCGCAAGGAAGCCAATTTCGCGATCAATCCACCCGGCATCGGCCGCTTCCGCGTCAGCGCCTTCGTCCAGCAGGGCGCCGTCGGCATGGTGCTGCGCAAGATCAACACCGACATCCCCAACTTCGACCAGCTGAATCTGCCCGAGGTGCTGAAGGACATCGCGCTGATCAAGCGCGGGCTGGTGATCTTCGTCGGCGGCACCGGCTCGGGCAAGTCCACCTCGCTGGCCGCGCTGGTGGACTGGCGCAACAGCACCAACCAGGATCACATCATCACCGTCGAGGATCCGATCGAGTACGTGCACGCCCACAAGAAGTCCATCGTCACCCAGCGCGAGATCGGCGTCGACACCGAGAGCTGGGAGATCGCGCTGAAGAACACGCTGCGCCAGGCGCCGGACGTGATACTGATGGGCGAGATCCGCGACCGCGAGACCATGGGCTACGGCCTGCAGTTCGCCGAGACCGGCCACCTGTGTCTGGCCACCTTGCATGCCAACAACGCCAACCAGGCGCTGGACCGCATCCTCAACTTCTTCCCCGAGGAACGCCACCAGCAGGTGCTGATGGACCTGTCGCTGAACATGCGCTCCATCATTTCGCAGCGGCTGGTGCCGCACAAATCCGGCCGCGGCCGGGTGGCCGCGGTGGAAATCCTGTTGAACAGCCCGCTGGTATCGGACATGATCTTCAAAGGCGAGATCGCCGGCCTGAAGGAAGTGATGGCCCGCTCGCGCGAAGCCGGCATGCAAACCTTCGACCAGTCGCTGTTCGAGCTGTTCGAGGCCGATTTGATCACCTACGAGGACGCGCTGCGCAACGCCGACTCCATCAACGACCTGCGCCTGAGAATCAAGCTGTACAGCGAAAGCGGCCGCAACCGCGACCCGCTGGAAGGCATCGACCACCTGGATATCGTCTGAACCGGCGCCACGCCACCCGAGAATCATGCATTTTGACGCCAATACCTCCGTACTGATCATCGAAGACTCCCATACCGTGCGCCAGGGTTTGCGCACCATGTTGTCGATGGCCGGCATTACCCGCTCCGACGCGGTCGGCAACGCCAGCGAGGCGCGCAACCGCCTGCGCGGCAAGCACTACGACGTGGTGCTGTGCGACTACAACCTCGGCGAGGGCATGGACGGCCAGGAACTGCTGGAAGCGATGCGCAAGGGCGGCAACCTGCCGCTGTCCACCATCTGGATCATGATCACCGGCGAGCGCCACTACGAACGCGTGGTGGCCGCCGCCGAAATGGCCCCGGACGACTACATCCTGAAGCCGTTCGCCTCCCAGCTGCTGCTGGACCGGATGAACCTGGCCGGCCAGCGCAAGACCTTCCTCGCGCCGGCGCACAAGCTGCTGGCCCAGGGCAAGGTGGAGCAGGCGATACAGGTGCTGCTGCAACTGGCGCGCGAGACGCAGAACGCGCAGTACCGGCTGGACGCCAAGCGCCTGACCGCCGAGCTGCTGGTCAACGAGGGCCGCCAGGGCGAGGCGCTGACCATCTACCAGGAGCTGCTGACGCAGCGGGTGATCCCCTGGGCCAAGATGGGCGTCGCCCGCATCGTCGCCGAGCAGGGCGAGACCCACGAATCCAACTCGCTGCTGCGCGAGATCATCGCCGACGCGCCGCGCTACACCGACGCCTACGACCTGTTGGCGCAGAACCTGATAGACGACGGCCAGTACCAGACCGCCGCCGCCGTGCTGGAAAAGGCGGTGGCGATCTCGCCGCGCAACTTCAACCGGCTGAAGAGCTGCGGCACCGCGCTGTTGCGCTGCGGCGACCCGGCCAAGGCGGCCGACTACCTGCAACGCGCGGTGGAGATAGGCCGCAACAACAATTTCTTCGGCCCCGACGTGCTGGTGGACCTGCTGCAGGCCTATAGCGAAAGCGACCAGACCCAGCAGCTGGACCGGCTGCAGGCCGAAATCGCCAGCCGCATCGACGAGCTGCCCGGCGGCCAGCTGACGATGGCCGTGTGCCGCGCGCTGACCGCGCTGGCGCAGAAACGCCCCGCCGACGCGCAGACCCTGCTGCAATCGGTGGCCGAGGAATTGCGCGCGCGCGAAACCGACTTCGTCAACGCCCAGCGCTTCCTCGCCGCCGCGGTGCGGCTGCCGCCGGAGCAAAGCAGCGACCTGCCGCAGCAATGGGCGCACAGCATCGCGCTGCGCTTCGCCGACGGCCGCCACGAGCTGGGCACGCTGCTGGAGGTCGCCCACAAGCACCAGGCCTGTCACGACGCCATCGAAACCGCCTACGACACGCTGCAGACCGACAGCAACAAGGCGGTAGAGCTGGCCAGCGCCGGCAAGCTGGAAGAGGCCGCCGCCATGCTCTACCTGCTGTCGCAAAAGACGCTGAACGAGCGCATCAGCATGAACGCCTGCGCGCTGCTGCTGCGCACCTGCGAAAGCCGCCACAAGGCCGGCCAGAACTTCGCCGTCGAAGACAAGCAGGTGCTGCAGCTGCTGCAATGGCTGCCGGAGGACAACGAGCGGGTGCGCGGCTTCGTCCGCCGCCACCAGGCGCTGGACCCGGATTGCGAATGAGCCGGCGCCGCGCCCGGCCGACAGGCGGGCGCGGCCACCGCCGCTTTTGACCGACACCGCTGCTTGCGAGGCTGCAGATGGCATTCGACGCGAACACCACCGTACTGATCATCGAGGACTCGCAAAGCATGGCGCAGGGCATACGCGGCATCCTCGCGCAGGCCGGCGTCACCCAGTCGGAAACCGCCAGCCACGCCGGCGAGGCGCAGAACCGGCTGCGCGCCCGCCGCTACGACGCGGTGCTGTGCGACTACAACCTGGGCCAGGGCATGAACGGCCAGGAGCTGCTGGAGACGATGCGCAAGAGCGGCGCGCTGCCGCTGGCCACGCTGTGGGTGATGATCACCGGCGAGCGCAACTACACCCAGGTGGTCACCGCCGCCGAAACCGTACCCGACGACTACATCCTGAAACCGTTCACCTCGCAGCTGCTGCTGGACCGGCTGGAGGCGGCGGCGCGGCGCAAGGCCTGGCTGGCCCCGGCGCACAAGCTGCTGGACAAGGGCAAGGTGGAGCCGGCGATCCAGACGCTGCGCGACCTGGCTCAGCAGGCCGACAACCGCCTGTACCGGCTGGACGCGCAGCGGCTGTGCGGCGAGCTGCTGGCGCGCGAGGGCCAGTTCGAGCCGGCGCTGCAGCTGTACCGCGCGGTGCTGGCCCAGGACGAGCAGCCGTGGGCCAAGATGGGCATCGCCCGCGTGCTGGCCCGGCAGGGCGACAGCGCCGCGTCCAACACGCTGCTGGACCAGGTGATCGCCGTCGCGCCGCGCTACACCGAGGCCTACGACCTCTTGGCGCAGAACATGGTGGACGACGGCCAGTACCAGGAAGCGGCCGCGGTGCTGGAAAAGGCGGTGGCGATCTCGCCGCGCAACGTCACCCGGCTGCACCACTACGGCACCGCGCTATTGCGCAGCGGCGAGGCCGCGCGCGCGGTGGAACCGCTGCAGAAGGCGGTGGAGATAGGCCGGAACAACAGCGTCTTCGGCCCGGAGGCGATGGTGGACCTGCTGCAGGCGCGCAGCGAAAGCGGCCAGACCCAGCAGCTGGACCGGCTGCAGAACGAGATCGCCGCGCAGATGGGCCGGCTGCCCGGCGGACCGCTGACGATGGCGGTGTGCCGCGCGCTGGCGGCGCTGGCGCAGCAGCGGCCGCAGCAGGCGCTGGAACAGCTCAGCGACGGCGCCGAGTGGCTGCGGGCGCCGGAAACCGACTTCGGCAGCGCGCTGCGCTTCTTGTCGGCGGCGGCGCGGCTGCCGGACAAAGAGGGCGCGGCGCTGGCGCCGCAATGGGCGCGCACCATCACGCTGCGCTTCGCCGACGGCCGTCACGAGGTCGGCAGCCTGCAAGAGGCCGCGCAGCCGCACGCCGCCTGCGCCGAGGCGATCAACCAGGCCTACGCCGAGCTGGAAAACCAGAGCCGGGCCGCGCTGGAGCTGGCCAATCAGGGCCAGTTGGAAGAGGCCGCCGCCATGCTGCTGCGCGAGGCGATGGCCAGCCTGAACTGCCGGCTGGGCATGTACGGCTGCGCGATGCTGCTGCGCATCGCCGAAAACCGCCAGCAAGCCGGCCAGGACAGCGCCGACCAATTGCAGGGCCTGCGCCAGCTGCTGCACTGGCTGCCGCACGACAACGAGCGCATACAGGGCTTCGTCAAGCGCCGCCAGGCGCTGCTGCGCCACAAGGACTGAGAAGGACTGGGCGGGACGGACCCGCCCCGCTACTTGGACTCCCCGCCGGCGCGCGGCGCCGCGGCGGCCAGGCGGTCGGCCAGCCGCGCCAGCGGCAGCGACTGCAGCCACACCCGGCCCGGACCGGTCAGCTTGGCGAAGAACAGCCCCTCGCCGCCGAACAGCGCGCTCTTCAGCTTGCCGACGTACTCGATGTCGAAATCGACGCCGGGCTGATACGCCGCCACGCAGCCGGCGTCGACCCGCAACACCTCGCCGGGCCGCAGCTGCATCTCGGTCAGCGCGCCGCCGGCGTGCAGGAAGACGTAGCCGTCGCCCTCCAGCTTCTGCATGACGAAGCCCTCGCCGCCGAACAGGCCGGCGCCGATGCGCCTCTGCCAGGCCAGACCCAGGCTGACGCCCTTGGCGCCGGCGAGAAAGCTGTCCTTCTGCGCGTACAGCACGCCGCCCAGCTCCAGCAGGTGCAGCGGCACGATCTTGCCCGGCGTCGCCGCGGCGAAGGCCAGCCTGCGCCGCCCGTCCGCCTGATTGGCGAACACGGTGGTGAACAGCGAGGCGCCGCCCAGCAGCCGCTTGCCGGCGCCCAGCAGCGAGCCGAGCACGCCGCCGCAGTCGGAACCGTCGCCGAACACCGTGTCCATCGCGATACCGTCCTGCATGTAATACAGCGCGCCGGCCTCGCCGACCGCCGCCTCGCCCGGCCCCAGCTCCACCTCGACATACTGCATGTCGTCGCCGAAGACCTGGTAGTCGATCACGTCCATCGTCATCATGCCTCCCCCGCGCCGTCCCAGCGCGCAGCGGCGGCCGCGTCGCTGGCCTTGGCGTCGACCCAGTGGCGGCCGCCGTCGGCCAGGATCTCGCATTTCCAGAACGGCGCCTGCCGCTTCAGGTAGTCCATCAGGAAGGACGCGGCCTCGAAGGCGTCGAGACGGTGGCTGCTGGTCGTCACCACCAGCACGATGGACTCGCCCAGCGCCAGGCGGCCAACGCGGTGTATCAGCGTCACCCCCTTCAGCGACCAGCGCCGGCGCGCCTCGCAAACGATGTCGGCGAGCGCCCGCTCGGTCATGCCCGGATAATGTTCCAGTTCCAGCGCCACCACGTCCTGGCGATCGCCGTAGTCGCGCACCAGGCCGGTGAAGCTGACCACGGCGCCGCAGGCCGGATTGGCCGACCAGCGCCTGACCTCGGCGCCGACGTCGAAGTCCTCGGTTTGCACCCGGATGTGGTTGACCGTCATCTCAGCCCCCGGTCACCGGCGGAAACACCGCCACCTCGTCGCCGTCGGCCAGCGCCGTGTCGGCCCGCGCCATCTGCTGATTGACCGCCACCCGGAACACCCGGTCCGCCGCCAGCTCCCGCGCCCAGGACGGGCCGCGCTGGCGCAGCAGGACCAGTAGGGCGTCCACGGTGGCCGCCTCGCAATCGAGCCGTTCGCTCTCGACGCCCAGGGTCTCGCGCAACCTGGCGAAATACAGCAGGTTCAGTGTCATGTCTTTCCTTCCCGGTCCGCGCGCCGGTCGTTGCCAGATGCGTCCAGTGTAAGCAATCGACCGCCGCCGGCCAATGCTGCTTATGGCCTAGGCCGCTTATGGGCTGGGCGCGCGGTCGCGCTGCGGATCGAACCACATCGTCGCGTCGCCCAGCGGCGTATCGGGCGGCAACAGCGGATTGGACAAGACGATCAGCCGGCGCTCGCTCATCCGGGCCTGGCGCAGCACGTCGCGGTGGTATTGCCAGAAGATGGCGTCGAAGCTGCCGTCGGCGCGCATCCGCTGCAGGCCCAGCTGCAGCCGCGCCGCCAGCCGCGGATTGTCGCGCTGGCAGAAGAAATAATAGGGCCACGGATAATAGATCAGCAGATGCTGCTCGACTTCCAGGTTGGGGTAGCGCTCGTGGTACTGCTGGTATTCGCCGAACACTTCGAGCACGCTGCGCGGCAACAGGTCGAAACGGTGGTTGCTGAGCATGCCGAACAGGCTGTCGTAACGGCCGGTGCTGACCCGGATGGCCGCGGCGCGGTAGACCTGGACGTCGCCCCAGTCCTTGCCCTGGCCGACCTGGAAGCGGCCAAGCCCGGCCAGCGTCCGCACCTGGTCGAATTCCGGCTGCCGCCTGCCGTCTATCAGCGCGATACGGTAGCCGAGCAGGCCCTTGCGCAGATCGACGCGCACCGGCAACAGCTGGCGCTCGCGCAGCGCCGAGGTGGAGCTCCAGGCGACATCGATGCCGCCGCCGCGGCGCAACTCCTCCAGCGAGCGCTCCTCCTCCATCGGCAGCCGGCTGGCCTCCAGCCGGTACGGTCCGTAGCGGTCCACGGTCTTGTCCAGCGCCGTGCGCAGCAGGACCAGCAGATCGTCATAGCGGTGATCGCTGGCGGCCTCGGTCGCCGGGTACACCACCCGCATCGGATCGGCGGCCAGGCTCGGGTGGCACAGGCATGCCAGCAGTATCCACCTCCACATCGCCCACACCCCCGCCCCGCATGCACTCCATCCAGCATAGGCGCGCGCGGCTCCGACGGCGAAAAAAAACCCGCCTCTGGGGCGGGTCGGGCATTCAGCGATGCCATGGTCGCCGACGCGCACACTCGCGCGGCCGGTGTCCAGTCGGCATACTATTCCCTTTCCTGAAATGACAAATGAATTATTGCAGCAGAAGCAGCAGCTTGCAAGCCTGTTTACATCCGGATTACAAACCGCCGCCGCGCTCAGCGCACGATCTGCGCCAATTCGCCCTTCAGGTACAGGTTGGCCATGGTGTCCAGATTGATGCCCTTGATCTTGCTGGCCTGGCCGGCGGCGCCGAAGGCCTCGTAGCGCGCGATGCAGATGTCGCGCATCGCGACGATGGTCTTGGCCAGGTATTTGCGCGGGTCGAACTCGGCCGGGTTCTTGGCCAGGAATTCGCGGATCGCGCCGGTGGACGCCAGACGCAGGTCGGTGTCGATATTGACCTTGCGCACGCCGTGCTTGATGCCCTCGACGATTTCCTCGACCGGCACGCCGTAGGTTTCGCCGATGTCGCCGCCGAATTCGTTGATGATCTTCAGCCAGTCCTGCGGCACGCTGGACGAGCCGTGCATCACCAGGTGGGTGTTCGGGATGCGGGCGTGGATTTCCTTGATGCGGTCGATGCGCAGCACGTCGCCGGTCGGCTTCTTGCTGAACTTGTACGCGCCGTGGCTGGTGCCGATGGCGATGGCCAGCGCGTCGACGCCGGTGTCCTTGACGAAGCGGGCGGCTTCTTCCGGATCGGTCAACAGCTGGCTGTGGTCCAGCACGCCCTCGGCGCCGACGCCGTCTTCCTCGCCGGCCATGCCGGTTTCCAGGCTGCCCAGGCAGCCGATCTCGCCTTCCACCGACACGCCGCAGGCGTGGGCGAAGTTGACCACGGTGCGGGTGACGCCGACGTTGTAGTCGTAGTCGGCCGGGGTCTTGCCGTCGGATTTCAGCGAGCCGTCCATCATCACCGAGCTGAAGCCCAGCTGGATCGAACGCTGACAGACGTCCGGGCTGGTGCCGTGATCCTGGTGCATCACCACCGGGATGTGCGGGAATTCCTCGACCGCGGCCAGGATCATGTGGCGCAGGAAGGGCGCGCCGGCGTATTTGCGGGCGCCGGCCGAAGCCTGCACGATCACCGGCGCGTCGACCTTGTCGGCGGCTTCCATGATGGCGCGCATCTGCTCCAGATTGTTGACGTTGAAGGCCGGCAGGCCGTAACTGTATTCAGCCGCGTGGTCCAGCAGCTGGCGCATGGAAACGAGTGCCATGAATCTCTCCCTCATGGGCCCCGCCTGGGCGGAGCCTGTTGCGAAAAACGGGCGGCCGGCATCGCGGCCGCCATGATGGTTTACTGCCGCGTCAGCCCGGTCAGCAGCAGGCCGGCGCCGACGAAGGCGCCGCCGCTGAAGCGGTTGACCATGCGCAGACGGCTGGCGCTGTTCAGCCAGCGCGCGAGCCGGGCGCCGCCGCTGGCGTAGCTCAGCTGCCAGCACGACTCGATCAGATAGAACGTGGCCGCCAGGATGGCCAGCTGCGGCCCCTGCGGCTGGTGCGCGTTCATGAACTGCGGGAACAGCGCGGTAAAGAAGATGAAGGCCTTGGGGTTGCTCATCGCCACCAGGAAGCCGCGGCGGAACAGCGCCCACGGACCGTGCCGGCCGTTGTCGTCGCCGGACAGCTCGGCCACCGGCCGCGGCAGGCTGCGCCAGGTCTTGACGCCCAGGTACACCAGATACAGCGCGCCGGCGTACTTGACGATGGAGAACAACAGCTCCGACGTGGCCAACAGCGCGCCCAGGCCGGCCACCGAGCCCAGCATGATCAGGCCCAGCGCCGTCATCAGCCCGAAACAGGTCATCAGCGTGCGGCGCACGCCGTAATGGATGCCGTGCGTCATCGCCAGCAGCATA is a window encoding:
- a CDS encoding transporter substrate-binding domain-containing protein, with the protein product MWRWILLACLCHPSLAADPMRVVYPATEAASDHRYDDLLVLLRTALDKTVDRYGPYRLEASRLPMEEERSLEELRRGGGIDVAWSSTSALRERQLLPVRVDLRKGLLGYRIALIDGRRQPEFDQVRTLAGLGRFQVGQGKDWGDVQVYRAAAIRVSTGRYDSLFGMLSNHRFDLLPRSVLEVFGEYQQYHERYPNLEVEQHLLIYYPWPYYFFCQRDNPRLAARLQLGLQRMRADGSFDAIFWQYHRDVLRQARMSERRLIVLSNPLLPPDTPLGDATMWFDPQRDRAPSP
- the fba gene encoding class II fructose-bisphosphate aldolase (catalyzes the reversible aldol condensation of dihydroxyacetonephosphate and glyceraldehyde 3-phosphate in the Calvin cycle, glycolysis, and/or gluconeogenesis), translated to MALVSMRQLLDHAAEYSYGLPAFNVNNLEQMRAIMEAADKVDAPVIVQASAGARKYAGAPFLRHMILAAVEEFPHIPVVMHQDHGTSPDVCQRSIQLGFSSVMMDGSLKSDGKTPADYDYNVGVTRTVVNFAHACGVSVEGEIGCLGSLETGMAGEEDGVGAEGVLDHSQLLTDPEEAARFVKDTGVDALAIAIGTSHGAYKFSKKPTGDVLRIDRIKEIHARIPNTHLVMHGSSSVPQDWLKIINEFGGDIGETYGVPVEEIVEGIKHGVRKVNIDTDLRLASTGAIREFLAKNPAEFDPRKYLAKTIVAMRDICIARYEAFGAAGQASKIKGINLDTMANLYLKGELAQIVR
- a CDS encoding LysE family translocator, which produces MPLQTWLLFVTTVFFVSATPGPNMLLAMTHGIHYGVRRTLMTCFGLMTALGLIMLGSVAGLGALLATSELLFSIVKYAGALYLVYLGVKTWRSLPRPVAELSGDDNGRHGPWALFRRGFLVAMSNPKAFIFFTALFPQFMNAHQPQGPQLAILAATFYLIESCWQLSYASGGARLARWLNSASRLRMVNRFSGGAFVGAGLLLTGLTRQ